A window from Ignavibacteriota bacterium encodes these proteins:
- a CDS encoding NAD(P)-dependent oxidoreductase, giving the protein MKALVTGANGFTSSYMVKNLLKNGYQVKGLVRKSSNLELLDGLNIELAYVDLAKDEINDNIMKDVDVVYHIGAAYRTEGVPQKYFWDVNVEGTKKLLVAAKKAGVKKFVHCSTVGVQGDIKNPPAKETHPDNPGDYYQESKLDGEKLALKFFKEEGLAGTVVRPVGIYGPGDTRFLKLFKTISNGKFKMIGNGNVLYHLTFVEDLVEGFRLAGESEKANNEIFTIGGNGYLTLNELVEKIAKILNKPLSKIKIPVFPVWVAGALCEFICKPFGISPPIFRRRIDFFVKDRAFDITKAKTILNYNPQITLEEGLTRTANWYKEKKLI; this is encoded by the coding sequence ATGAAAGCTTTGGTAACGGGTGCAAATGGATTTACAAGTTCGTACATGGTAAAAAATTTATTAAAAAATGGATATCAAGTAAAAGGTTTGGTGAGAAAATCCAGCAACTTGGAATTGTTGGATGGTTTGAATATTGAATTAGCTTATGTTGATTTAGCTAAAGATGAAATTAACGATAATATTATGAAAGATGTAGACGTGGTTTATCACATTGGTGCAGCATATAGAACTGAAGGTGTTCCGCAAAAATATTTTTGGGATGTAAATGTTGAAGGCACAAAAAAATTATTAGTTGCAGCAAAAAAAGCCGGAGTTAAAAAATTTGTTCATTGCAGTACGGTTGGAGTTCAAGGTGATATAAAAAATCCACCCGCAAAAGAAACACATCCGGATAATCCGGGAGATTATTATCAAGAATCAAAATTAGACGGTGAAAAATTAGCATTAAAATTTTTCAAAGAAGAAGGACTTGCGGGAACAGTCGTTCGTCCGGTGGGAATTTATGGTCCCGGAGATACAAGATTTCTTAAACTTTTCAAAACAATCAGCAATGGTAAATTTAAAATGATTGGAAACGGAAATGTTCTTTATCATTTAACATTTGTTGAAGATTTAGTTGAAGGATTTAGATTAGCCGGCGAAAGTGAAAAAGCAAACAATGAAATTTTTACAATTGGTGGGAACGGATATTTAACATTAAATGAGTTAGTAGAAAAAATTGCAAAGATTTTAAACAAGCCGTTATCGAAAATTAAAATTCCCGTTTTTCCGGTTTGGGTTGCCGGAGCTTTATGCGAATTTATTTGTAAACCATTTGGAATATCACCCCCAATATTTAGAAGAAGAATAGATTTCTTTGTTAAGGACCGAGCATTCGATATTACAAAAGCTAAAACTATTCTTAACTATAATCCGCAAATAACTTTGGAAGAAGGTTTAACCAGAACAGCAAATTGGTATAAAGAAAAGAAATTGATATAA
- a CDS encoding FAD-dependent oxidoreductase, whose protein sequence is MTKIIRDINSAKNKNYDMIIIGGGFYGVMLAYESACRGLKTLLLEKNDFGSATSFNSLRIVHGGLRYLQSLDLHRFKESVGERKWFLKNFPNLTKPISCLMPLYNKGLQRNSIMWAALNLNDILSINRNNEVGEKNSLLNGKIISSKKVKDIFPMVDTKELKGGAVWNDGAMDDSQLVILEILKTAVDNGCTALNYFEVKSIVKEDNKVKGVIAVDEKSNSEVEFNSSIIINSTGPWSRELAKSFHKDFEDLFKYSIAWNILFDVDALSESALAITPPKDNAKAYFLRPWKGKLFAGTTHQTWDGVETNPIPTEESINNFIEDLNLSIPNLNLTKDKILQIYSGLLPAKKQGSNEIAVREIILNHAEQGGPQGLYSLSGVKLTTSRLVAEKVLNKIFENKNIGKRKSIKFSSKSNKEYGVFEWDWNLEDKEVREIIKSKFENESVVHLQDLLLRRSTLGDNPINALKYAEEICNILGWDKEKTENEIEDLKNYYTKRGLVISEKEGVLV, encoded by the coding sequence ATGACAAAAATTATTAGAGATATTAATTCCGCAAAAAACAAAAATTATGATATGATCATAATCGGCGGAGGATTTTACGGTGTAATGCTCGCATATGAATCGGCGTGCAGAGGTTTGAAAACATTATTGCTTGAAAAAAACGATTTTGGTTCAGCAACAAGTTTTAACAGTTTAAGAATTGTTCACGGCGGATTGAGATATTTGCAGTCTTTAGATTTGCACAGATTTAAAGAATCCGTTGGCGAAAGAAAATGGTTTTTGAAAAACTTCCCGAATTTAACAAAACCAATTTCATGCTTAATGCCATTGTACAACAAGGGTTTGCAAAGAAATTCAATCATGTGGGCTGCACTAAATTTAAATGATATTTTATCTATCAATCGAAATAACGAAGTTGGTGAAAAAAATAGTTTACTCAACGGAAAAATAATTTCATCAAAAAAAGTAAAAGATATTTTTCCGATGGTTGATACAAAAGAATTAAAAGGCGGCGCAGTTTGGAATGACGGCGCAATGGATGATTCTCAACTTGTAATTTTAGAAATTCTTAAAACTGCTGTGGATAATGGCTGTACTGCTTTAAATTATTTTGAAGTTAAAAGTATTGTTAAAGAAGATAATAAAGTTAAAGGTGTAATTGCAGTTGATGAAAAATCAAATTCGGAAGTTGAGTTTAATTCATCAATTATAATAAATTCAACCGGACCTTGGAGCAGAGAATTAGCAAAATCTTTCCATAAAGATTTTGAAGATTTGTTTAAATATTCAATAGCATGGAATATATTGTTTGATGTTGATGCTTTATCGGAAAGCGCACTTGCAATTACTCCGCCAAAAGATAATGCAAAAGCATATTTTTTGCGCCCATGGAAAGGTAAATTATTTGCCGGTACAACTCACCAAACTTGGGATGGAGTTGAAACTAATCCAATTCCTACAGAAGAATCAATAAACAATTTTATTGAAGATTTGAATTTGTCAATTCCCAATTTGAATTTAACAAAAGATAAAATTCTGCAAATTTATTCTGGATTGCTTCCAGCAAAAAAACAAGGTTCAAATGAAATTGCAGTAAGAGAAATTATTCTTAATCATGCGGAACAAGGCGGACCGCAAGGATTATATAGTTTATCCGGAGTTAAATTAACAACTTCACGATTAGTTGCAGAGAAAGTTTTAAATAAAATTTTCGAAAATAAAAATATTGGAAAAAGAAAAAGTATTAAGTTCAGTTCTAAATCAAATAAAGAATACGGAGTTTTTGAATGGGATTGGAATTTAGAAGATAAAGAAGTTAGAGAAATTATTAAATCCAAATTTGAAAATGAATCGGTTGTTCATTTGCAAGATTTGCTATTACGTCGATCGACATTAGGTGATAATCCAATTAATGCTTTAAAATACGCAGAAGAAATTTGTAATATTTTAGGCTGGGATAAAGAAAAAACAGAAAATGAAATTGAAGATTTGAAGAATTATTATACGAAAAGAGGATTAGTAATTTCCGAAAAAGAAGGAGTTTTGGTTTAA
- the asnB gene encoding asparagine synthase (glutamine-hydrolyzing) gives MCGIAGVVSFQSNPTISNEMLKTMVDTLYHRGPDESGMAIHGNAALGMRRLSIIDLSGGSQPIYNEDKSIWTVFNGEIYNFPELKSELTSKGHVFKTNSDTEVIVHGYEEWGNDFPKHLNGMFAIAMHDQKKNKFFLVRDHIGIKPVYYSFNNKRIVFGSEIKAILETKLVEKELDMNALGEFLSWEYIPGESTLLKSVKKLEPGKFLEIDISNPKCNPQEYWDVPFHSNSQNLSEAEWIEKIDWQIKKSTKMQMISDVPLGAFLSGGVDSSLIVASMGNAQTFSIGFDDPTYNELNWARKVADHLGVDHKDEIIKPDVLDLFNHLMQFMDDPIGDFSIFPTYLVSRLARKHVTVSLSGDGGDELFGGYETYLANHKANQFEKIPSFLRKGLIEPVINSINPTAKKKGLINKSKRFVEGLQYENELSHARWRLFIGDAVKQSLFTKDSLNKINVNSADHIVKLFNKAGDRGELNRSLYVDVKSYLVDNILTKVDRMSMAVSLEARVPYLDPDVVDLAFQVPEKFKTNSTETKIILKKVAAQHVPSECIYRPKEGFSIPIKNWLNNEFKPLMDNLLDEGKIKSDGIFNPIMIKNLKSEHNSGIANHSHILWALIVFHDWKNRWLDSN, from the coding sequence ATGTGCGGTATTGCCGGCGTTGTTTCATTTCAATCTAACCCGACAATTTCTAACGAAATGTTGAAAACTATGGTTGATACTTTGTATCACCGCGGACCTGATGAATCCGGCATGGCAATTCACGGTAATGCAGCTTTGGGAATGCGCCGTTTATCTATTATAGATTTGAGCGGTGGTAGTCAGCCGATTTATAATGAAGATAAAAGTATTTGGACGGTTTTCAATGGAGAGATTTATAATTTTCCGGAATTAAAAAGTGAATTAACAAGTAAAGGTCACGTATTTAAAACTAATTCCGATACTGAAGTAATTGTTCACGGATATGAAGAATGGGGAAATGACTTTCCCAAACATTTAAATGGAATGTTTGCAATTGCAATGCATGATCAGAAAAAAAATAAATTTTTTCTTGTTCGTGATCATATCGGTATTAAGCCGGTTTACTATTCATTTAATAATAAACGTATTGTATTCGGTTCAGAAATTAAAGCAATTTTAGAAACCAAACTTGTTGAAAAAGAATTGGATATGAATGCACTCGGAGAATTTCTTTCGTGGGAATATATTCCGGGTGAATCAACTTTATTAAAATCTGTAAAAAAATTAGAACCGGGCAAATTTTTAGAAATAGATATTTCTAATCCCAAATGTAATCCTCAAGAATATTGGGATGTTCCGTTTCACAGCAATTCTCAAAATTTAAGCGAAGCAGAATGGATTGAGAAAATAGATTGGCAGATTAAGAAATCAACAAAAATGCAGATGATAAGCGATGTACCGCTTGGCGCGTTTCTTTCCGGCGGTGTTGATTCTTCTTTAATTGTCGCATCCATGGGAAATGCACAAACATTCAGCATTGGCTTTGATGATCCGACATATAATGAATTAAATTGGGCGCGAAAAGTTGCAGATCATCTTGGCGTTGATCATAAAGATGAAATTATAAAACCCGATGTTTTGGATTTGTTCAATCATCTTATGCAATTTATGGATGATCCGATCGGTGATTTTTCCATTTTCCCAACTTATTTAGTTTCACGACTTGCGCGAAAGCACGTAACGGTAAGCTTAAGCGGCGATGGCGGCGATGAACTTTTCGGCGGATATGAAACTTATCTTGCAAATCATAAAGCAAATCAGTTTGAAAAAATTCCTTCTTTTTTACGAAAAGGATTAATTGAGCCTGTTATAAATTCTATAAATCCTACAGCTAAGAAAAAAGGATTGATAAATAAATCGAAAAGATTTGTTGAAGGATTGCAGTACGAGAATGAACTTTCTCATGCCCGCTGGCGCTTGTTTATCGGCGATGCTGTAAAACAAAGTTTGTTTACAAAAGATTCCTTAAATAAAATAAATGTAAATTCTGCAGATCATATTGTGAAATTATTTAATAAAGCCGGCGATAGAGGTGAGCTTAATAGAAGTTTGTATGTTGATGTAAAAAGTTATTTGGTTGATAATATTTTAACCAAAGTTGATAGAATGTCGATGGCAGTTTCACTAGAAGCACGTGTTCCGTATCTTGATCCAGATGTTGTTGATTTAGCATTTCAAGTTCCGGAAAAATTTAAAACAAATTCGACCGAAACAAAAATTATACTTAAAAAAGTTGCGGCTCAACATGTTCCAAGCGAATGTATTTACAGACCCAAAGAAGGATTTTCAATTCCGATAAAAAATTGGCTGAACAATGAATTTAAACCTTTGATGGATAATTTACTTGATGAAGGCAAAATTAAATCAGATGGAATTTTTAATCCAATAATGATTAAGAATTTGAAAAGTGAACATAATTCCGGAATTGCAAATCACAGCCATATTTTATGGGCTTTAATTGTTTTCCATGATTGGAAAAACAGATGGTTAGATTCAAACTAA
- a CDS encoding glycosyltransferase, with the protein MKTLVIAPQPFFSPRGTPFSVYYRTMISSELGVKMDFLTYGEGQDVDIPNVNIIRIPRFKMLGNVKLGPSPLKLFLDIFIILKMLQLFITKKYDVVHAHEEAVFFAWFFKPIFKYKLIYDMHSSLPQQLTNFQFTTSKFLINTFKTLEDKCLHSADAIITICPDLRDYVNTIITKKEKHFLIENSIFEPVKQKNNQQKITEAELDFKVEDIVKSDEQLLVYAGTLEKYQGIDILVKSMKDVIEKNNKVKLIIAGGTKEQVDEFSKLANEFGVSNFIKFTGRVAQKYAKEFSAKADILLSPRSDGTNTPLKIYEQLASGKPLVATRIYSHTQVLTDDVSFLVEPNPQEMAKGILAAINDKELSKRKADNALMLYEKEYSRTVYTSKLKKLLETL; encoded by the coding sequence ATGAAAACTTTAGTAATTGCACCTCAGCCGTTTTTCTCTCCGCGCGGAACACCGTTTTCTGTTTATTACAGAACAATGATAAGCTCAGAACTTGGCGTAAAAATGGATTTTCTCACTTACGGCGAAGGTCAAGATGTTGATATTCCAAATGTAAATATCATAAGAATTCCCAGATTTAAAATGTTGGGAAATGTAAAATTAGGTCCATCACCACTAAAATTATTTTTGGATATTTTCATCATTTTAAAAATGCTTCAGCTTTTTATCACAAAAAAATATGATGTTGTTCACGCACATGAAGAAGCTGTATTTTTTGCATGGTTTTTCAAGCCAATATTTAAGTATAAATTAATTTACGATATGCACTCGAGTCTGCCGCAGCAGCTTACAAATTTTCAATTTACTACTTCTAAATTTTTGATAAATACTTTCAAAACTCTGGAAGATAAATGTTTGCATAGCGCCGATGCAATTATTACTATTTGTCCCGATTTAAGAGATTACGTTAATACGATAATCACAAAAAAAGAAAAACATTTTTTAATTGAAAATTCAATCTTCGAACCCGTGAAACAAAAAAATAATCAACAAAAAATTACAGAAGCTGAGTTGGATTTTAAAGTTGAAGATATTGTAAAAAGTGATGAACAGCTTTTAGTGTATGCGGGAACACTTGAGAAATATCAAGGAATTGATATTCTTGTAAAATCGATGAAAGATGTTATCGAAAAAAATAATAAAGTAAAGTTAATTATTGCCGGCGGAACTAAAGAACAAGTCGATGAGTTTTCGAAATTAGCAAATGAATTTGGCGTAAGTAATTTTATAAAATTTACCGGAAGAGTTGCTCAAAAATATGCAAAAGAATTTTCTGCAAAGGCAGATATTTTACTTTCACCGAGAAGTGACGGAACTAATACTCCTCTTAAAATATACGAACAATTAGCTTCGGGAAAACCGCTTGTTGCTACCAGAATTTACTCACATACTCAAGTATTGACTGATGATGTTTCATTTTTAGTTGAACCAAATCCGCAAGAAATGGCAAAAGGAATTTTGGCTGCAATAAATGATAAAGAATTATCAAAACGAAAAGCTGATAATGCATTAATGCTATATGAGAAAGAATATTCGCGAACTGTTTATACATCTAAACTTAAAAAATTATTGGAGACTTTATAA